gattattatttttagcTCTAAAACTGTAAGACAAGTTTTTCCGTGATCATTTTGAATATGTTTGATCTTGTTATTCAATTATTATAATAGAAAATTTTTGTCTACtacatattatttaattttttatattgtccttaatgtatttatttaattctaAATAGTTGTTATGAaagtaaaaaaaacaaaaacaaaaacttgtgtgagacggtttcacaagtCTTATTTTAtaagacatatctcttatttagatcatcaatgaaaaaatattactttttatgctaagagtattactttttattctaaaCATCAATATGATTGACCCGTTTAACATATAtaaattcgtgaaaccgtctcacaagaaacctattCAAAAAATATGAACACACATCATGATTTAGGAGTTTTTTAAAGTTAGAATCAGACCTAAAAAATGTTTGAATCGACCACCCTGACTGCTGAAACGAGAACATAATGCATTGGGCTAAAACTTGCAAAAATAGAAGCATATATGAcattttttaaagttgataaatACATTACTAAAATTATAACGGTAATTTGGAGAAAAACACATCTGTCAATGATTtatttaagattcagtacccataagtttttttttatatttaaataccTGACACAAGATCAAATTAGTTTTTACTACATGTTTCAAGcatttttacttttttacctttttaaactaataaaaaattatataaattcttATTTTTGTTGGTCTTTCTCTTTCCACTCATCATTCCTGAATAGGGGAAGTTATTGAAAAATCCCCAATCATAAAATTTCTTTGGcttcactccctacccacaaaattgtggtactatgtcatacaaaatgtggtacacttcatgtggaaatgtggtacacttcatgtggaaatgtggtactaaaaaagtacctagggactgaacacaaaaaaaaaatggcgGCTGGGGACTGAACCCAAATTTCCCGTCCTGaatacatttggatgacatgtacatgaattaaaatatttttttattttaaaaaattcacaactaagcattgaacttttttaaATACTTTGTTTTACTTGGAAAtactaaatttcaattttaaaatacttgatttagtaaatgacatACTCAGAATTGgcattaaaatactggatattcgaaaatgtaacgcaagttcaccaagtgctcgtatttccatccaagatctatttggatgacatgttcatttaaataaattttttttttatttttaaaaacacaaattcgcaactaagcattgaactttttcaagcacttagttttacttgcgaaatacctaatttcagttttaaaatactagatttagtaaatgagatactccgaataggtattaaaatactggatattcgaatatgcaattcaagttcaccaagtgctcgtatttcaatccaagatccatttggatgacatgttcatttcattaattatttttttatttaaaaaaaatacaatttcgCAATTAAGCattgaaaattttcaaatatttagttttatttgCGGAATatctaatttcagttttaaaatacttgatttggtaattgagatactcataaaagttaataaaatactagatattctagtaggcaatgtaagttcaccaaatgctcgcatttccatccaagatgcatttggatgacatgtatatttcatttaaatattttttattttaaaaaaacaaattcacaactaagcattgaactttttgaagtatttatttttatttgcgaaatacttaatttcaattttaaaatacttgatttggtaaagaaaatactcagaatgaatattaaaatactgaatattcgaatatgcaacgtaagttcaccaaatgctcgcatttccattcaagatgcatttgggtgacatgttcatttcatttaattattttttatcgtaaaaaaaaaaatcgtaactaagcattgaatttttcaaatacttacttttacttgcgaaatatctaatttcaatttttaaatatttgatttgataaatGATATACTCATAATGGGTATTAAAATActgtatattcgaatatgcaacgtaagttcaccaagtgttggTCTTTGTTTGAAAGATTTttggaaacgaaattccggcgtttgacaaaagattgaccaactgattctagcaactgaattagactaactgatcgacgtaactgaacacgtcatcaatcAACTGATCGCTTCAAAAGTATATTTCatcgtcaactgatctttactagctgatctctcagctgtacacgtcatcagttgaaagcgacaatcGACATATAGTATAGccatctgcaactggtagtggctcgccaCATTTCAGAAATAAACAGTGTACTATTGTcaggatatatcgacgtggcaatcaacggttagaatattcaaatatctttaatgttaccgttgagagggaagcctataaatagtcgaaggcagcagctGAAGCAGTATCGCATTCTCagttatcttacttgctgttacgctgcaaaaatatccgcTCACACTCAGAAATCAaactcacgcttatcagttttatcagtaataTTCTAGACTACGCTCTTGAGCTTTCATAGCACCTTGTAATAGATTGATAGAATTTCTaaattgtgctaagatcagttacggtCTGTAAAAGTattgtatgctaagagtttcagcattggcaaagtgataagtccaaactgaagtgggtcagtacactgatttgtattcgatcaaagtctttcagtgaAAATCATATCTGCATGATAGAAGGGgcgacgtaggagttattcaagtctccgaacatctagaaacaaattgtgttgttattaccttcagttattattttaagttagatactctatctttcagtcagttagttttccgcaactgtttattcagtttaactgattgttgttgaccaaaagaatattttatattcagtttgtcgaagaattattttaatcgagcagtgtttattcaaccccccttctaaacactcttcacccgattcaccgatcctttcaaaGATACATTTGGACGACATATCCTTCTCACGTGATatctattttgtaaaaaaaaaattcgtaactaagcattgaattttttcaaatacttacttttaattGCGAAATaactaatttcaattttaaaatacttgatttgataaatgagatactcataatgagtattaaaatactggatattcgaatatgtaacgtaagttcaccaaatgctcgcatttccatccaataTGCATTTGGATAATACctttttattaataaatttttatttcaagGTAGCAAAATTTTAAGCCAAAATTTGAACATAATATGATTTTGTTggataaatcaatataattgattttttatatgaattattttataaacATGAACACGATTGACTTGTTTCAAATTTAAGATCGACTTTGATTAGAGATGTCAATGGGGCGGGTTTGGCTAAACCCAAGACCCCCCATGAAAAAAACTTTGACCTATTACACGCCCCACCCcggttaaatattcttcggaCCCACCCCACCTCAAATACGAAACGGGGCCGGGTAGACCCGTGAgacccgaattttttttaaaataaaaaagtaacaTTTCTTCTCACATGACTAAATTATGAAACAAACAAGCATCTAAATACAACATTGTGGAAAATTAATTCATGTTTTCGACCACatttaataataacaaacaaagtattttcacgacataaaaaattacataaaaaaagaGTTACCTAGCTCTCCAAAAAAATCTTGACATCCTCAAAAATAAgtcataacataatttatacagatcaatataaaatcagtgAGTAGGCAATATTTAAGTCTATTAAGATGAATACCAACTATTCTtccactattgttaaaaggatATTCAAATGCAACAATTGATATAAGAATAGCTAAGATCATTATGGTTGAGGTGAGTtactaaaaaatgaaaattaataaaactaaaaccttaaaatatttatatctacATATATAGGGCGGGTATTGGACGGGTATTATAGAACCCATGACCCGTCCCATATCCGGACGGGTCTGAAAAATTGGACCCGAGACCCACCTAATGACCCATTTAGTATATTCAAACCCACCCTATACACGCAGATTCATTGTGGATCTGGGTAAAACTCGGACCCATTGACATCCCTGACTTTGAGcggaaaaacaaaaattaattatcTTAATTTTGTTAATGGAAGTCGGAAATATATCAGTATTAGTACTCTGTTGTCCTATTTCGCAAGGGCTTTGTAATGAGAGGTAATTGACAAAATTAAAGATTGTGAAATCCCCAATATAGTGGAAATGGCGGAGAAATTGGCTCCTGAGAAAAAGCACAGCTTCGTACATAATGGTATGGATTCTCTGATTTTATATGTGAATTAGAAGTGGATTTCGTGTTTAAAATCCTTTTCTTTTTCCAGGGCAGAAGGTGTTCGATTGGGACCAAACGCTTGAAGAGGTGAATATGTACATATCGCTTCCGCCTAATGTTCCGAAGAAGCTATTTTATTGTAAGATTGGCTCCAAGCATGTTGAAGTTGGGATCAAAGGGAATCCTCCTTACCTTAATGTTAGCTTCTGTTTATATATATTTCccaaattgtgatttttttgttgattttaaatttttattgttttggTTTATCGACAGtctttttgtttgtttgttggGTCAATGACAGCATGATCTTACGGCTCCGGTGAAGACCGATTGTTCATTTTGGACTCTTGGTAATTTGTTCTTTGATTTTCTTCAGCTTCGAATATAAAAAAGTTCTTTTGTTATGTTTCTTCTAAATGCATGCATGGTGGAATAGCTCGCTGGATTTATGGGTTTGATTAAGTTGTTTGATTCATGTGTGTTTGGTGGGAAGGCATTGAAATGTGATCTTCTCATTTCCTTCTTGAAAAGTATAGGAACTGGGTTTTGTATTTCTTGTAGGAAAATGGTCTAAAATCTGAAACTCGTGCAAATTAACTCTCTTGTTTGTTTCTTAGCTAAATGAAGACCTGCTGTTGTGGTTGAATATGAGATGTATAAAATTTGTTAATTGGGATTCATAACTATTGACTGCACGTGGAACGTATTGACCTTTGTTATTAATCAACAATCAAAGTTTAGGAAAGGCATTTGGCCGTGAAAATGGTGCTCCAAAGGCGAAGTCTTGTGCTAGTTTACCTATGAAGTAGAAATTGATCAATGGAGCAGTATATGATGGATCTTTTGCATCAAATTCACAATTTAGTACTTTATTCTAGTTTTCTGGGAATAAAAAATTTGGATGAGTTGGTTGTACAGTTGCAATGGACTTGACGTTTACATCTATCATGCGAACTTGGTAATGGCCAGTCAGCTATTCTGATTGCGTGGTTTTCACATTATTCTAATCTCTTATATTCGCCGTGCAGAAGATGAGATATTGCACTTAACATTGCAGAAGAGGGACAAAGGTCAGACATGGTCTTCGCCTATAGTGGGTGAAGGCCAGTTAGATCCCTACACTACAGATCTAGAACAGAAGCGGCTTATGCTTCAACGATTTCAAGAAGAGGTATGCCAACCTTAATTCTCttggaaatgtataataaagaatataattatataagtataataattatatatccGTAACAAATGTCAAAAAGCTAGTCATTAAATCTCTGGCTCCCTCATTAAGAAACATATTGGCGTGAGTTAAATAGACAAGGACCTTTGTATcctgattatattatttttccaCGAAGAATTGACTAACATACTTACAAAAGCACCACATACTTTGGTTGTGACGAGATCTTATAAACGTTTGTTTAGTATTTCATGCTTGCTAGAAATGTTGACACTATCATCCCAACTCTATGGTTTTCTTTTCTCAACTTATTGTTGTCAGTGAATATCTAAAGATCAGCATGCATGACTTCAAGGAATATTACACACCCCAAAATTTCTTCTCATTTGTAATGTAAATTTTCATTCCGCAGAATCCAGGCTTCGATTTCTCACAGGCTCAGTTCAATGGAAATTGCCCTGACCCAAGGAACTTTATGGGAGGAATCCATTCTAGTTGATGGTCTCTAGCCTTCAAACATGTACTCTATTTGTTTCAGACATGAAACCGCGTCTCGGCTTTTTGCAAATAATTTAGGTGTATGAACTGTGTTGAAAATGTAAGCTTGAATTGTTGCACTACCTATATTGGTGATGTCTGACTTTCTGTTGTGTGGATACTTTTGAACTCATTGTTTTACAGTTCGCAATTTCAAGAGGTACAACATATTAATCTTGAATAAAATCTCAATCCGAGAAATATCAGGGTTGAGCCACTGGTTCACTCCTCGAACCAAGTGATCGAGCCTGAAAGCTAATCGTGCTCTTGTCAAAATGATTCGACCTGCATTGTGACAAATTGAAGTAATGGGATGCTGCTATTCACAATTAGTTTCATTTTCTGCTGTGCACCCAATCGTTCTAAAAAGCGGTTAGGCGGTGGCTCTCGCGGATTTCTCCGAAAGTGCCTCAGTATGCCCTTTCTTTGCCTCCTCCTCTTAGCCCTATTCACTAGAGAGAGCTTTGGAACTCTTTTGCACTTCTGCTCGGAAGCATACTATGGTTTTGATTTGTCTTCCTCGTATTGTTTATGGTAATTATAATGTGTAGGAATTTGCACCTGTACCCAATACGATACACATTCTAAAAAGAGAAACCTTTGAACTTTTTCGCACTATTATGTTtacataatttatatttatcgTTTCAAAGAAATATATcagtaaatataaaatttacaaataGCTCTCATATTACATAATATGCTTAAACATACATTCATTGATCATATCTGATCAAATATGTTTATTACTATGGTCGCATAAATTTTCATATCAAACCATTTTGTTGACGGATACTTCTTCTGAAGTACATAAAAAATCTTTAAGTATTTTAAACAAATATCCAACAaccttgattttgatgataacaaaatttGTTGttatgtttctaacatatttattcAAGTGTGTAGTTACAAGATGTCAAATTGAGATATTCAAGAAGCTGAAGTTTAAATGAAGTCAAGCTGAAATCTGTCGAGGAGAAATATTTCAATGATATCTCACAAACCAATTATCCAAATGACTAGCGGCCAAAACAAATGGAAATTCAACTCAATTCTCCAGAAATCATGATTCAGGTTGGTCGAATGAATTAGGACGTTATCAAGGCGAAATGGTGGTCGCAAGATCCGATCGACCAAACATCCTCGAGCCGGACGACTTGATAAATCAGCATTCAGCTCTGATATTTTGACTATATCTCTCAGTTTGATCATCATGATGGAATGATttagtatgcgttggaaagataacaCAATTATCTACAAATCAGCTTCAAAGATCGAAGTCTTAATCGAAATTTAAGAAGCTGATAAATCGCGATGAAATTGTTGGTCTGCAACACAGATATAGCTTCCAGCTAGACATGAGCATTTCCAGTATTTTGAGCATGTCTCTTTCATATGAACTCGAAAATGAGTCATTTTTATTATATGGAAAACTAAGAGAAATGAATACAAGTTTCATGTTTATCACTTTGTCTAAAAATCAACAAATCAAGAGTTATAATAACTGGACAAGACCACATGCATTCAATTGTTTTGCTCATCCAATCGACCGGATGCATTCAACCGTTTTACTCATGCATTTGTTTCATGCAACATTTTTGCTCATCCGACCGGTTCATTCATTCAGCTATTTTGCTCCTAGAACCGAACCGCACCAACAACCAACCAAAGAGTCTAAATAGATAGATATATTAGCTTAGTGAGACATTTTTATCTTGTGTGTGATAATACATTTGAGAGTATATACACCGTAATTGATTAATTTCTGTCCACAAACAATCACTTACATGTACAAAAGAGATGAAtttcaaagtttagttgagtgataTCATTCACACAAAGATATTAAAAACTATGTTTGTAGTCTTAACATAAAATACATTAAATATTATGTGGATTGTGAGGTTACGACCTACAATCGAGAATGTTTTAGAAGTTTCGATTAGGCAATTGGTAAATTTTAAGTTGAAATGAGTTTATACTAAGGGTTGTATAAATAAATGTCTTCTACTAAAATCCTTTCGACAACGAAATAAAGAGATATGTAGAAAGATGTGACATttgaacttccataaacaaattcgtgcaTATTATTTATTACTTTTACTTACTTTTGCTACTATTTTTGGTAGACATAGTTGAAGTATTTTATGtctttcaaataccaaaatattgcatacaaaGTGTTTggtaaaatgcttcaaccaaatTTTGTTACACATTCAACTTGCGTTCTTTTAAAATGttctacaaaatatttaatcagtTTTTAGAGAGATTCTTTTAAGTTTCTTTCGTCTGGTTTGaaaatcaaactcgatttaatttctCGATGGTCAGTTCATTTTTTGAACATTTCAAGAACAAACTATTATAGctcaagattttaaaaaatattttgaaagaatTTATTCATCGTCACTCTAAACTCTAACATGATCTTAACAATCCATATTCGAAATATCTTCACACGATGAGATCATTAATATACAAGGGACCGAACAACCGTGTATGAGGCTGAAATGAGATCTACATTGATTGGTGTTATATTCACATAGACATAAGTTGTAGCATAAAGAGTATGTGCTATTAATCATATGctttgaaatttatttttgtaaatcCATTTTCATGAGGTACATAACACAACCGGTAGATGTTCATATAATCGGATAAGGGATATACATTTTCCCTAGATGAGAGGAGTCATGGTGGTTCCAGGATCAATCAAAAGTTGGATCTACATTAGATCTCCCGGTGGTTAGCTTAAATCTTGAAAGGGAgcaaaattaaaagaaaaatattctaAAAGTAGACATGCAACTCAAATTTAGTACAAACTAACATCAactaatttcctcaaaaaagGGGCTCGTCAGCTGAAGTTAACGCAAGTACAAGGTACATGAAAGAATCAAATTAAATACAGCCATGTTTGCTGTGAAACAAGCCTTTAAACACATTCATGAGCTGAAGAATCAATTTATCTACGGTGTATCAAAACATACCTCCTTTGAAATTTGAAACTTAAAATTCTGTGGTGGCACTTCGCCTCATCTTCCGCGGAGTCGTCTCATATGGCGGAAGAGGAATCCCGAACACCCAATCTAGGACATTGAGGTACTTGGACCGGAAGACATCCCTCTCCATGGCATAACAGTGCATGATTATTGCGGTTGATATGCTAAAGATCAAAACATCAGCtcttttgaaattttttgattGGGTTAAGTATCCTAAGTCAGACATGCAAGTGAAGAAGCTCTCAATTGCTCGTGCAAGGCAGTATAGAGATATCTCCATCCTTCTGCTCTTCTTCTCAATTGCTAGAGCTAGACCAGTCGGAAACTGTTATGGTACATACAACAAGATGCATAAGTTGGGACTTTGTTGCAGCTCTATACTCAGAAACCATCAGCTGTTTTTTCCTAATTTCAAAATCAGCCTTAAACAGTATCACTGTTCATTGAATCATAAATCCATTCATCAAATGAAATCCATACATCCAGGGCAGCCTCAGCCTATTCTATCCACCTGTCTCTTTCAAACTCATTAAAATGTAAAAGGTTTTTAAACAGTTTCAGACTGGATAACCAAAAACTTAATTTGATGCGATTAAtattcataatattttttttactaaaacatcatttaagaagaaaaatatgaagTACCTTGTAAACATAGTTTCGAACACCTCAATAGCTTAAaaaacaactaaaaaaaataaaatttaaaaaaatttctcgcCATCTAAAACTTTCTTATTGAATATGCtctttaagaaaatattttgcaattaatttgatttttttttgaagGACACATTAGAATGCCCACTCAAGCCTACTATAATCTCTCGCACatgcttaattttttttaatttgagaaagtAATA
The Primulina eburnea isolate SZY01 chromosome 5, ASM2296580v1, whole genome shotgun sequence genome window above contains:
- the LOC140832810 gene encoding uncharacterized protein isoform X2; amino-acid sequence: MKVFDWDQTLEEVNMYISLPPNVPKKLFYCKIGSKHVEVGIKGNPPYLNHDLTAPVKTDCSFWTLEDEILHLTLQKRDKGQTWSSPIVGEGQLDPYTTDLEQKRLMLQRFQEENPGFDFSQAQFNGNCPDPRNFMGGIHSS
- the LOC140832810 gene encoding uncharacterized protein isoform X1, which produces MAEKLAPEKKHSFVHNGQKVFDWDQTLEEVNMYISLPPNVPKKLFYCKIGSKHVEVGIKGNPPYLNHDLTAPVKTDCSFWTLEDEILHLTLQKRDKGQTWSSPIVGEGQLDPYTTDLEQKRLMLQRFQEENPGFDFSQAQFNGNCPDPRNFMGGIHSS